The following proteins are encoded in a genomic region of Brachypodium distachyon strain Bd21 chromosome 1, Brachypodium_distachyon_v3.0, whole genome shotgun sequence:
- the LOC100825078 gene encoding glutamine-dependent NAD(+) synthetase isoform X2 gives MPIIFKSVRYNCQVFCLNRKIIMIRPKISLANDGNYREFRWFSAWTFKDELVDFQLPIDISEAISQGTVPFGYGYIQFLDVSLAAETCEELFTADAPRIALAFSGVEVFMNASGSHHQLRKLNLRIDSIRDATRLCGGVYMYANHQGCDGGRLYYDGCCCIAVNGDMVAQGSQFSLKDVEVLDALIDLDAVSSYRACVSSFREQASHVTKVPCVKVPYKLCQTFHNRMVPTDPIEIMYHCPEEEIAFGPSCWLWDYLRRSRAAGFLLPLSGGADSSSVAAIVGCMCQLVLKDIEKGDEQVKADAMRIGQYKDGEFPTDSRELAKRLFYTVYMGTENSSEDTRSRAKRLAEEIGSFHFDVPIDSVVSAFLSLFERFTGKRPRYKVDGGSHTENLGLQNIQARIRMVLAFMMASLMPWVHNKSGFYLVLGSSNVDEGLRGYLTKYDCSSADINPIGSVSKQDLRAFLRWAAVHLQYSSLAEVEAAPPTAELEPIRTDYNQLDEVDMGMTYEELSIYGRLRKIFRCGPVSMFQNLCHRWCGRLSPSEVADKVKHFFKYYAINRHKMTVLTPSYHAESYSPEDNRFDLRQFLYNSAWPYQFRKIDELVQDIDKDGKWEDPSDAQLRGHRGVRSAQGSGMGVVAAGSANPSAGF, from the exons ATGCCTATTATTTTCAAGAGTGTACGATACAACTGCCAGGTTTTCTGTTTAAATCGCAAGATAATTATGATTCGGCCAAAGATTTCCCTTGCAAATGATGGAAACTATCGTGAATTTCGATGGTTTTCTGCCTGGACATTTAAAGATGAACTTGTTGACTTTCAACTCCCTATTGATATCTCAGAGGCTATATCCCAGGGAACTGTGCCGTTTGGCTATGGTTATATTCAGTTTCTTGATGT GTCATTGGCTGCTGAAACCTGTGAAGAGCTCTTTACTGCAGATGCTCCTCGGATTGCCCTAGCATTCAGCGGTGTTGAGGTTTTCATGAATGCAAGTGGAAGCCATCATCAGTTAAGGAAGCTCAATCTACGGATTGATTCCATAAGAGATGCAACCCGTTTGTGTGGTGGTGTATACATGTATGCTAATCACCAGGGTTGTGATGGTGGCCGGCTTTATTATG ATGGTTGCTGCTGCATTGCGGTGAATGGTGATATGGTTGCCCAGGGATCACAATTTTCATTGAAAGATGTTGAAGTGTTGGATGCTCTGATAGATCTGGATGCT GTATCGAGTTATCGAGCATGCGTTTCTAGTTTTAGGGAGCAAGCAAGTCACGTGACAAAAGTACCTTGTGTTAAGGTACCATATAAGCTGTGTCAGACATTTCATAATAGAATGGTTCCAACTGATCCAATTGAG ATTATGTATCACTGTCCTGAAGAGGAGATTGCATTCGGACCCAGTTGCTGGCTATGGGATTATCTTCGCAGAAGTCGAGCGGCAGGATTTTTGCTTCCACTTTCTGGTGGTGCAGATAGCTCATCCGTTGCAGCAATTGTTGGCTGCATGTGCCAGCTTGTCCTAAAAG ATATAGAGAAAGGGGATGAGCAAGTTAAGGCAGATGCTATGCGGATTGGCCAGTATAAAGATGGAGAGTTCCCCACAGACAGCAGAGAACTTGCAAAACGTTTATTTTACACTGTTTACATGGGAACTGAAAACAG TTCTGAAGATACCAGATCACGTGCCAAAAGGCTAGCTGAAGAGATTGGTTCATTCCACTTTGATGTACCTATTGATAGCGTAGTGTCtgcatttctttctttgtttgaaAGATTTACTGGGAAGCGACCACGCTACAAG GTTGACGGGGGATCACATACTGAGAATCTGGGATTGCAAAATATTCAAGCTCGAATCAGGATGGTACTAGCCTTTATGATGGCTTCTCTAATGCCATGGGTTCATAACAAGTCTGGGTTCTATCTTGTTCTGGGAAGCTCAAATGTGGATGAAGGGTTGCGTGGTTACTTGACGAAG TATGACTGCAGCTCAGCTGATATAAACCCCATTGGAAGTGTAAGTAAGCAAGACCTCAGGGCTTTCTTACGATGGGCAGCAGTTCATCTTCAATATTCTTCCTTGGCTGAGGTTGAAGCTGCACCTCCTACTGCAGAACTTGAGCCAATCCGTACAGACTATAACCAG TTGGATGAAGTGGACATGGGGATGACATACGAGGAGTTGTCAATATACGGGAGATTAAGGAAAATATTCCGGTGCGGTCCTGTTTCAATGTTTCAG AACCTCTGCCACAGGTGGTGTGGGAGATTATCCCCCTCAGAAGTGGCTGACAAAGTGAAGCACTTCTTTAAGTACTATGCCATAAACCGTCATAAGATGACAGTCTTGACACCATCATATCATGCAGAG AGCTATTCTCCGGAGGATAACAGGTTCGATCTTCGGCAATTTTTATACAACTCCGCATGGCCATACCAATTTCGGAAGATAGATGAACTTGTTCAAGATATCGACAAAGATGGTAAATGGGAAGATCCTTCAGACGCCCAGTTAAGAGGACACAGAGGTGTTAGGTCTGCTCAGGGAAGCGGAATGGGAGTTGTGGCCGCCGGTTCTGCCAATCCCAGCGCTGGATtctaa
- the LOC100825078 gene encoding glutamine-dependent NAD(+) synthetase isoform X1, which produces MRLLRVATCNLNQWAMDFDTNLRHVKESIVQAKAAGAVVRIGPELELTGYGCEDHFLEQDTATHAWECLKDILSGDYTDNILCSIGMPIIFKSVRYNCQVFCLNRKIIMIRPKISLANDGNYREFRWFSAWTFKDELVDFQLPIDISEAISQGTVPFGYGYIQFLDVSLAAETCEELFTADAPRIALAFSGVEVFMNASGSHHQLRKLNLRIDSIRDATRLCGGVYMYANHQGCDGGRLYYDGCCCIAVNGDMVAQGSQFSLKDVEVLDALIDLDAVSSYRACVSSFREQASHVTKVPCVKVPYKLCQTFHNRMVPTDPIEIMYHCPEEEIAFGPSCWLWDYLRRSRAAGFLLPLSGGADSSSVAAIVGCMCQLVLKDIEKGDEQVKADAMRIGQYKDGEFPTDSRELAKRLFYTVYMGTENSSEDTRSRAKRLAEEIGSFHFDVPIDSVVSAFLSLFERFTGKRPRYKVDGGSHTENLGLQNIQARIRMVLAFMMASLMPWVHNKSGFYLVLGSSNVDEGLRGYLTKYDCSSADINPIGSVSKQDLRAFLRWAAVHLQYSSLAEVEAAPPTAELEPIRTDYNQLDEVDMGMTYEELSIYGRLRKIFRCGPVSMFQNLCHRWCGRLSPSEVADKVKHFFKYYAINRHKMTVLTPSYHAESYSPEDNRFDLRQFLYNSAWPYQFRKIDELVQDIDKDGKWEDPSDAQLRGHRGVRSAQGSGMGVVAAGSANPSAGF; this is translated from the exons ATGAGGCTTCTGCGGGTAGCCACGTGCAACCTGAACCAATGGGCAATGGACTTCGACACCAACCTCCGCCACGTCAAGGAGTCCATCGTGCAGGCcaaggccgccggcgccgtagTCCGCATCGGCCCCGAGCTCGAGCTCACTGGATACGGATGCGAGGACCATTTCCTTGAGCAGGACACTGCCACGCACGC ATGGGAGTGCCTGAAGGATATTTTGTCTGGTGACTATACAGACAACATCTTGTGCAGCATAGGAATGCCTATTATTTTCAAGAGTGTACGATACAACTGCCAGGTTTTCTGTTTAAATCGCAAGATAATTATGATTCGGCCAAAGATTTCCCTTGCAAATGATGGAAACTATCGTGAATTTCGATGGTTTTCTGCCTGGACATTTAAAGATGAACTTGTTGACTTTCAACTCCCTATTGATATCTCAGAGGCTATATCCCAGGGAACTGTGCCGTTTGGCTATGGTTATATTCAGTTTCTTGATGT GTCATTGGCTGCTGAAACCTGTGAAGAGCTCTTTACTGCAGATGCTCCTCGGATTGCCCTAGCATTCAGCGGTGTTGAGGTTTTCATGAATGCAAGTGGAAGCCATCATCAGTTAAGGAAGCTCAATCTACGGATTGATTCCATAAGAGATGCAACCCGTTTGTGTGGTGGTGTATACATGTATGCTAATCACCAGGGTTGTGATGGTGGCCGGCTTTATTATG ATGGTTGCTGCTGCATTGCGGTGAATGGTGATATGGTTGCCCAGGGATCACAATTTTCATTGAAAGATGTTGAAGTGTTGGATGCTCTGATAGATCTGGATGCT GTATCGAGTTATCGAGCATGCGTTTCTAGTTTTAGGGAGCAAGCAAGTCACGTGACAAAAGTACCTTGTGTTAAGGTACCATATAAGCTGTGTCAGACATTTCATAATAGAATGGTTCCAACTGATCCAATTGAG ATTATGTATCACTGTCCTGAAGAGGAGATTGCATTCGGACCCAGTTGCTGGCTATGGGATTATCTTCGCAGAAGTCGAGCGGCAGGATTTTTGCTTCCACTTTCTGGTGGTGCAGATAGCTCATCCGTTGCAGCAATTGTTGGCTGCATGTGCCAGCTTGTCCTAAAAG ATATAGAGAAAGGGGATGAGCAAGTTAAGGCAGATGCTATGCGGATTGGCCAGTATAAAGATGGAGAGTTCCCCACAGACAGCAGAGAACTTGCAAAACGTTTATTTTACACTGTTTACATGGGAACTGAAAACAG TTCTGAAGATACCAGATCACGTGCCAAAAGGCTAGCTGAAGAGATTGGTTCATTCCACTTTGATGTACCTATTGATAGCGTAGTGTCtgcatttctttctttgtttgaaAGATTTACTGGGAAGCGACCACGCTACAAG GTTGACGGGGGATCACATACTGAGAATCTGGGATTGCAAAATATTCAAGCTCGAATCAGGATGGTACTAGCCTTTATGATGGCTTCTCTAATGCCATGGGTTCATAACAAGTCTGGGTTCTATCTTGTTCTGGGAAGCTCAAATGTGGATGAAGGGTTGCGTGGTTACTTGACGAAG TATGACTGCAGCTCAGCTGATATAAACCCCATTGGAAGTGTAAGTAAGCAAGACCTCAGGGCTTTCTTACGATGGGCAGCAGTTCATCTTCAATATTCTTCCTTGGCTGAGGTTGAAGCTGCACCTCCTACTGCAGAACTTGAGCCAATCCGTACAGACTATAACCAG TTGGATGAAGTGGACATGGGGATGACATACGAGGAGTTGTCAATATACGGGAGATTAAGGAAAATATTCCGGTGCGGTCCTGTTTCAATGTTTCAG AACCTCTGCCACAGGTGGTGTGGGAGATTATCCCCCTCAGAAGTGGCTGACAAAGTGAAGCACTTCTTTAAGTACTATGCCATAAACCGTCATAAGATGACAGTCTTGACACCATCATATCATGCAGAG AGCTATTCTCCGGAGGATAACAGGTTCGATCTTCGGCAATTTTTATACAACTCCGCATGGCCATACCAATTTCGGAAGATAGATGAACTTGTTCAAGATATCGACAAAGATGGTAAATGGGAAGATCCTTCAGACGCCCAGTTAAGAGGACACAGAGGTGTTAGGTCTGCTCAGGGAAGCGGAATGGGAGTTGTGGCCGCCGGTTCTGCCAATCCCAGCGCTGGATtctaa